From Marinobacter alexandrii, one genomic window encodes:
- a CDS encoding tetratricopeptide repeat protein, which yields MNDEDYIQAIRDASLKLSNGLAEKAMNLCNDLIELQPMRKGAYLLLAQIFLKVNNENSAVDILRQGVKRSGDPLLKINLAILLAKNKRSEEAHKLFSEISRSQEVIDNVKFWFHHAKNSMTLSRFTEAIECYLRCLNKEPNHKAALNNLAAIYQKNNRLNDAEIYYKKLLKYHPMEGLGYCGLASLYQQAQRIDLAIEFYQKALKTSPSLSIAYFNLGQLYAFGKQNHKKALEIYGKGILLGDDQYRKGIRFYEIISRQHVVDWTHYQEDKKDLEDILSWYLESESSPFQIVPYTLSYSNIDPPIFRKIAEKHASTLALDVWRQHPNVKFDHSLSEKKIRIGYLSPNFREHPAGILMRNVFDFHDSKLFEVHAFSLVHTDDFINREIRDSVDYYYDVSELSSLEIASLINRKGIDILVSLAAYNISMKFDVLAFKPAPIQMVFSDYHETTGASFVDYIFTDEYMIDQHLRANFSEKVITLPCSLLINSDLPIDTSIQSSKSDHGLPENAFVFANFNHPKKLDPETFSAWMQILNGFQESILWLYSAGEIEIKERILREASNFGISEDRIVFAKPLKFQKHLERYRHADLFLDNFIYGAHFTGIEALRMGVPMITLRGDNHNRRLSSSLLKFSGLENLIALTKNDYIAMSLKLATKTANLLIIKEKLNNEEDKVIFDTEIQVKYLEKSYQKALIKFKKGSQPNDFSVGSALNLSSFN from the coding sequence ATGAATGATGAAGATTACATTCAGGCCATAAGGGATGCTAGCTTAAAGCTATCGAATGGGTTAGCTGAAAAAGCAATGAATCTTTGCAATGATTTAATAGAATTACAGCCTATGCGGAAAGGAGCATATCTTCTTCTTGCTCAGATATTCCTGAAGGTAAATAATGAAAATTCAGCCGTCGACATTCTGAGACAAGGAGTAAAAAGGAGTGGAGACCCATTACTGAAAATCAATTTAGCGATTCTACTAGCTAAGAATAAGCGTTCGGAAGAAGCTCATAAGCTATTTAGTGAGATATCTAGAAGCCAAGAGGTAATAGACAATGTTAAGTTCTGGTTTCATCATGCAAAGAACTCAATGACATTAAGCCGTTTCACGGAAGCTATTGAATGTTATTTAAGGTGCTTGAATAAAGAGCCTAATCACAAAGCGGCATTGAACAACTTGGCTGCCATTTATCAGAAGAATAATAGACTTAATGATGCCGAGATCTATTACAAAAAGCTTCTAAAGTATCACCCAATGGAGGGACTTGGATACTGCGGACTTGCTAGTTTGTATCAACAGGCGCAAAGAATTGATCTGGCCATTGAATTCTATCAAAAAGCTCTTAAAACATCTCCTTCACTTTCTATTGCATATTTCAACCTTGGACAACTCTATGCCTTTGGTAAGCAGAATCATAAAAAAGCCTTAGAAATATATGGAAAAGGAATACTTCTTGGGGATGATCAGTATCGAAAGGGCATCAGGTTCTATGAAATCATTTCAAGGCAGCATGTTGTAGACTGGACACATTATCAAGAAGATAAGAAAGACTTGGAGGATATATTAAGTTGGTATCTTGAATCAGAATCAAGCCCGTTCCAAATTGTTCCGTATACATTAAGCTATTCCAATATAGACCCACCAATCTTTCGTAAGATAGCAGAAAAGCATGCCTCTACTTTGGCGTTAGATGTTTGGCGCCAACATCCCAATGTTAAGTTCGACCATTCTTTATCAGAGAAGAAGATTAGAATTGGTTATCTATCTCCAAACTTTAGAGAGCACCCAGCAGGGATTCTTATGAGAAATGTTTTTGATTTCCATGACAGTAAACTTTTCGAAGTACATGCTTTTTCACTTGTTCATACTGATGATTTTATAAATCGAGAAATTCGTGATTCCGTAGATTATTATTATGATGTCTCAGAGCTTTCAAGCTTAGAGATAGCAAGCCTTATTAATCGAAAAGGAATTGACATACTCGTTTCGCTTGCGGCATACAATATTTCAATGAAGTTTGATGTTTTGGCTTTTAAGCCCGCTCCAATTCAGATGGTCTTCAGTGATTATCATGAAACAACAGGAGCTTCGTTTGTAGACTACATCTTTACGGATGAGTATATGATCGACCAACATTTGAGAGCCAATTTTTCTGAAAAAGTGATTACACTTCCTTGTTCGTTATTGATAAATAGTGACCTTCCAATAGATACCTCCATTCAATCGTCCAAATCAGATCATGGCCTGCCAGAAAACGCCTTTGTCTTTGCTAATTTTAATCACCCCAAAAAGCTAGATCCAGAAACATTTAGTGCCTGGATGCAAATATTAAACGGCTTTCAAGAATCCATTTTATGGTTGTACAGCGCGGGAGAAATAGAGATCAAGGAAAGGATATTGAGAGAAGCAAGCAATTTTGGAATTAGTGAAGATCGCATTGTCTTTGCTAAACCTCTTAAATTTCAAAAACACTTGGAAAGGTATAGGCATGCTGATCTTTTCTTAGATAATTTTATTTACGGCGCTCATTTTACTGGTATTGAGGCACTTAGAATGGGCGTGCCAATGATAACATTAAGAGGAGACAATCATAATAGACGTCTTAGCTCTAGTTTGTTAAAATTTTCAGGGCTTGAAAATTTGATAGCTCTTACAAAGAATGATTATATTGCAATGTCACTTAAACTAGCAACCAAAACCGCCAACTTACTAATAATTAAAGAGAAACTGAACAACGAAGAAGACAAGGTGATTTTTGATACTGAAATACAAGTAAAATATTTGGAAAAATCTTATCAAAAAGCACTGATTAAATTTAAGAAAGGATCACAGCCTAATGATTTTAGTGTTGGATCCGCTTTGAACTTGAGTTCATTTAATTAA
- a CDS encoding tetratricopeptide repeat protein → MSRTSIQTYYKTALDLHQSGKLREARKLYQEILKASPEHLESIFMMGQSYYQEKKYDDALLFFNKGLAKKIENVDFLLQKGKTLIKLNRFDEAKLLFDQLVKSNESNPLILFHAARNLKETGQLTTAIELYEKVLQLDSSHIQALNNLGNLYQDVYAYDKSMRCYDKLIELNDQVVMAYCNKAGLLQKMGKLEAAERFYHQALKLEPDNSLASYNLGVIHNRWHNYDQALQWIQKAIEFAPRNHKYLSTYATTLCSLGQKEQGIEVLEKLVADGTRSEEPYLKLARIFISDHENDRAVQLLEPYVKENPYCYEGMYLLGVLYELKQELEKAEKYLTKVDRHPEFALRANMTLQLLYSKLGRMDKYEEMMIKVSSLLHQFIQSDRQEDEFPVYNLAYYPFDPELVTAVTKKFSQTLIRAVSPLRERLNFKYPSSAEKIKIGYLSPYFKKHPAGVLIQGVLKHHDRDRFEVYGYAINGGTDEINKNIRSLVDHYVELGDLQSSEAAKRINNDGIHILVSLAGYNYGMKSEIPALRPAPIQVVCMDWHETMQVDFYDYVFKDYEVITDQNQNFFNESIAFLPASHFFNSELAPSDKKVLKTDYHLPEDKFVFACLNHPRKINPSIAKTWMKILKKVPNSILWLFDGSIEQFQVNISELAKSEGVELDRIIFCSREDHKDHLRRMQFIDLFLDTSIYNGHTTCLEALWMEIPMLTIRGDTVSARLCSSFLKALDLSDLICNSEDEYLNKTIELARSKTKIGELKKYLKSQKQTNDFFKPSALTQSMEKAYRKMWDTYEKGDEPSDFNSSVA, encoded by the coding sequence ATGTCTCGAACGAGTATTCAGACATACTATAAAACAGCTCTTGACCTTCATCAGTCTGGTAAGCTAAGAGAAGCTCGAAAACTGTATCAGGAGATATTGAAGGCTAGTCCTGAACATCTCGAAAGCATCTTCATGATGGGCCAATCATATTATCAGGAAAAGAAATATGATGATGCGCTCCTTTTTTTTAACAAAGGGTTAGCAAAAAAAATCGAAAATGTTGATTTTCTCCTTCAAAAAGGTAAAACACTAATTAAACTTAATCGGTTTGATGAAGCAAAATTGCTTTTTGATCAACTCGTCAAATCAAATGAGAGCAATCCGCTGATTTTGTTTCATGCTGCTCGAAATTTGAAAGAAACTGGTCAATTGACTACTGCTATTGAACTCTACGAAAAAGTACTTCAGTTAGATTCTTCTCATATTCAGGCACTTAATAATCTTGGTAACTTATATCAAGATGTATATGCCTATGATAAATCCATGCGCTGCTATGATAAACTTATTGAGCTGAACGATCAGGTTGTTATGGCGTATTGCAATAAAGCTGGGCTATTGCAGAAAATGGGAAAGCTTGAAGCAGCAGAAAGATTTTATCACCAGGCACTCAAGTTAGAACCTGATAACTCGCTTGCTTCTTATAATTTGGGAGTTATCCATAATAGATGGCATAACTATGATCAAGCACTCCAATGGATTCAAAAGGCTATCGAATTTGCACCAAGGAATCACAAATATTTAAGTACATATGCTACCACCCTTTGTAGTCTTGGACAGAAAGAGCAAGGGATAGAAGTGTTGGAGAAACTAGTAGCGGATGGCACAAGAAGTGAAGAGCCTTATTTGAAGCTAGCTCGTATTTTCATTTCAGACCATGAAAACGACAGAGCAGTTCAACTGCTAGAACCTTATGTAAAAGAGAACCCCTATTGCTATGAAGGCATGTATTTGCTAGGTGTATTATACGAGCTAAAGCAAGAACTAGAAAAAGCAGAAAAATATCTTACTAAAGTCGATAGGCATCCGGAGTTTGCGCTCAGAGCCAATATGACTTTACAACTACTGTATTCTAAACTAGGAAGAATGGATAAGTATGAGGAGATGATGATCAAGGTATCAAGCCTGCTTCATCAATTCATACAGAGTGATCGGCAGGAAGATGAGTTTCCAGTTTACAATTTAGCATACTACCCATTTGATCCAGAGTTAGTTACTGCTGTAACGAAAAAATTTTCACAAACGTTGATCCGAGCCGTTTCGCCACTTCGAGAACGTCTTAATTTTAAGTATCCTTCAAGTGCGGAAAAAATAAAGATTGGCTATTTATCTCCATACTTCAAAAAGCATCCTGCCGGTGTTTTGATACAAGGTGTTTTAAAACATCACGACCGAGATAGATTTGAGGTTTACGGTTATGCAATTAATGGTGGCACTGATGAAATCAATAAAAATATACGTTCATTGGTAGATCATTACGTAGAATTGGGCGATTTACAGTCAAGTGAAGCTGCAAAAAGAATCAATAATGATGGCATTCATATTCTTGTAAGCTTAGCTGGATATAACTACGGAATGAAATCTGAGATTCCGGCATTGAGGCCGGCACCTATTCAGGTAGTTTGTATGGATTGGCACGAGACTATGCAAGTCGATTTTTACGATTATGTGTTCAAGGATTATGAAGTTATAACAGATCAAAATCAAAATTTTTTCAATGAATCCATTGCTTTCCTTCCTGCTTCACATTTTTTCAATAGCGAATTAGCTCCTTCAGATAAGAAGGTCTTAAAAACTGATTATCATCTCCCAGAGGACAAGTTTGTATTCGCTTGCTTAAATCATCCACGAAAAATTAATCCATCAATTGCCAAAACATGGATGAAGATCCTGAAAAAGGTTCCTAATTCCATTTTATGGTTATTCGATGGAAGCATTGAACAGTTTCAAGTGAATATTTCTGAGTTAGCTAAATCAGAAGGAGTAGAGCTGGATAGAATCATTTTCTGTAGTCGAGAGGACCACAAAGATCATTTAAGAAGGATGCAGTTCATAGATTTGTTTTTAGACACATCCATTTACAATGGACATACTACTTGTTTGGAAGCACTTTGGATGGAAATCCCGATGTTGACGATCAGGGGTGATACTGTTAGTGCTCGATTATGTAGTTCATTTCTAAAAGCATTAGACTTATCTGACTTAATATGCAATTCAGAAGATGAATATCTTAATAAAACTATAGAGCTAGCAAGAAGCAAGACAAAAATTGGAGAGCTAAAGAAGTATCTGAAGTCCCAGAAGCAAACGAATGATTTTTTTAAACCTTCTGCTCTTACTCAAAGTATGGAAAAAGCCTACAGAAAGATGTGGGATACCTATGAAAAAGGTGATGAACCCTCAGACTTCAATAGTTCTGTCGCATGA
- a CDS encoding TIGR03032 family protein, with protein MQEDNSQETKDQQDTDQENPFVYQHTKSFAQIMHALKSSLVLSTYQTGKVVMFSPKNESQMIQLPRNFKKPMGVASHDRHLAIACLNEIVLTHRSSNAAKAYPNKPDVYDAIYLPRSSHYTGSVDTHDISYGKGGLWAVITQFSCIAQLDPRFSFLPKWKPHFITDLAPGDRCHLNGMTMKDGIPKYVTALGKSDKPGGWRDNKLKGGILMDVETNEILLEGLAMPHSPRLVGDDIYYLQSADGELWKYHVPSKSNEKICDVPGFARGMSFYQNFLFIGLSKIRENSKDFGKMPIASKNPIAGVAIVNLRTKQVEGLLEYKNAVKELYDVHILPGVIRPNILNTLGDMHTRSIITPKRIFWQEPPKEKEPSEEPESSKTDTTIDSGTSVDNDNYAKT; from the coding sequence ATGCAAGAAGATAATTCGCAAGAAACTAAGGATCAGCAAGATACTGATCAAGAAAACCCTTTTGTTTATCAACATACAAAATCCTTTGCTCAAATAATGCACGCTCTCAAGAGCAGTCTTGTTTTGAGTACATACCAGACAGGGAAGGTTGTGATGTTTAGCCCAAAGAATGAATCGCAAATGATTCAGCTTCCGAGGAATTTCAAAAAACCTATGGGAGTAGCCTCTCATGATAGACATCTTGCCATTGCATGTTTGAATGAGATTGTATTGACACACCGCTCGTCTAATGCAGCAAAAGCATACCCTAATAAACCAGATGTGTATGATGCAATATATCTGCCTCGATCGTCTCACTACACAGGATCTGTGGATACACACGATATATCATATGGAAAAGGGGGCTTATGGGCTGTAATCACTCAATTTTCTTGTATTGCACAGCTAGATCCTCGATTTAGTTTTTTACCTAAATGGAAACCTCATTTTATCACAGATCTGGCACCTGGAGATAGGTGCCATTTGAATGGAATGACCATGAAAGACGGCATTCCTAAATATGTCACTGCTTTAGGCAAGTCGGATAAACCTGGCGGTTGGAGAGATAACAAGCTGAAGGGTGGGATATTGATGGATGTAGAAACGAATGAAATCTTGCTAGAAGGATTGGCTATGCCGCATAGTCCCCGATTGGTAGGAGATGATATTTATTATCTGCAATCCGCTGATGGAGAGCTTTGGAAGTATCATGTTCCATCTAAATCAAATGAGAAAATATGTGATGTTCCTGGATTCGCTAGAGGGATGTCATTCTATCAGAACTTTCTGTTCATTGGTTTATCTAAGATCAGAGAGAATAGCAAAGATTTTGGGAAGATGCCGATTGCATCAAAGAACCCCATCGCAGGTGTAGCTATTGTTAACCTCCGGACAAAGCAAGTAGAAGGCCTTTTGGAGTATAAGAATGCAGTGAAGGAGCTCTATGATGTACATATTTTACCAGGAGTCATACGCCCGAATATTTTGAATACTCTTGGAGATATGCATACCAGGTCGATTATTACACCTAAGAGAATCTTTTGGCAAGAGCCGCCAAAAGAGAAAGAGCCTTCAGAGGAGCCAGAGTCTAGTAAAACGGATACAACTATTGATAGCGGGACGAGTGTAGATAATGATAATTATGCAAAAACGTAA
- a CDS encoding cystathionine gamma-synthase — protein MKFGTKALHAGIEPDPSTGAIMTPIFQTSTYVQDGPGLHKGYSYARTHNPTRDALEKNLAALENAKFGRCFASGMSATETVIKTLRPGDEVISTGDLYGGSFRLFTQLFEQFGIKFTFVDMTDPKNVEEAISDKTKLLWIETPTNPLLNIIDIEAVSAIGHKKGTKVAVDNTFASPYLQNPLDQGADIVMHSVTKYIAGHSDVIMGFLGTNDSEIDDQFGFIQNSSGAIPGPQDCFLVLRGVKTLHLRMQRHCENGEAVAKYLKDHPKVDKVFWPGFEDHPNHDIAKRQMRGFGGMISFIQNEDTIEKAEETLSSFKLFSLAESLGGVESLVGHPAGMTHASIPKEKRIVGGLTDSLIRLSVGVEDIEDLLADLKQAIK, from the coding sequence ATGAAATTCGGAACAAAAGCATTACATGCTGGTATAGAACCCGATCCTAGCACAGGGGCAATCATGACTCCTATTTTCCAAACTTCAACGTATGTTCAAGATGGTCCAGGATTACATAAAGGGTATTCATATGCTCGTACACATAATCCCACCAGAGATGCTCTTGAAAAGAATTTAGCTGCGCTAGAAAATGCAAAATTTGGTAGGTGCTTTGCTTCTGGAATGAGTGCAACAGAAACTGTTATTAAAACACTTCGTCCTGGTGATGAAGTAATCAGTACAGGCGACCTGTATGGTGGTAGTTTTCGTCTCTTCACGCAGCTATTTGAGCAATTCGGAATCAAATTCACATTTGTTGATATGACAGACCCGAAGAATGTTGAAGAGGCAATCAGTGATAAAACTAAATTACTTTGGATTGAAACACCTACCAATCCACTGTTAAACATTATTGACATTGAAGCTGTGAGTGCAATTGGGCATAAGAAAGGGACTAAAGTTGCTGTAGACAACACATTCGCTTCGCCGTACCTTCAGAACCCTCTGGATCAGGGTGCTGATATTGTCATGCACTCGGTTACAAAATATATTGCCGGACATTCGGATGTTATCATGGGATTTCTTGGAACCAATGACTCTGAGATAGATGATCAGTTTGGATTCATTCAGAATTCAAGTGGGGCCATCCCTGGACCTCAAGATTGTTTCTTAGTTCTTAGAGGTGTTAAGACCTTGCATTTAAGAATGCAAAGACATTGTGAAAATGGTGAGGCCGTAGCTAAGTATTTAAAAGACCATCCAAAAGTAGATAAGGTATTTTGGCCTGGATTTGAAGATCATCCCAACCATGATATTGCTAAAAGGCAGATGCGAGGTTTTGGGGGAATGATTTCTTTTATACAAAATGAAGATACTATCGAAAAGGCTGAAGAAACATTGAGCAGTTTCAAGTTATTTAGCCTGGCTGAATCTCTTGGAGGTGTGGAGTCTCTTGTGGGACATCCAGCAGGAATGACTCATGCCAGTATTCCTAAAGAAAAGCGAATTGTAGGAGGACTTACAGATTCTCTGATCCGGTTAAGTGTGGGTGTGGAAGATATTGAAGACCTCTTAGCTGATTTGAAACAAGCCATTAAGTAA
- a CDS encoding patatin-like phospholipase family protein yields MLKFKKAINQLLHSLMIQLTFHHLKKNLALLTVWVIIFASFSGGLGKVYGIHYLFLDPEYLGEVSFWSFFLVGLAFGNLMMAWHITTYILDSHRFRFIGVLQRPFTKFSVNNSLIPLLILIAYILMIIRFQVNNGLAMNLDIFLFIGGLILGIVAMHLLMIIYFRFTNKDIFIYLAGSVDKRLRRNVVSRDRVMNKVRENRADKYNVTNYLDLKLKVRSTEQIVDFRNKEAIIKVFDQNHFNSVVVELIIIGVILLLGFFMNIEFLQIPAAASSLLIFAIAVMLVGAISYWFKTWGLAFSIGIFILVNVSVKAGFGKGLNQAAGIDYDTIKTAYSIENLERIHSKEQYIHDKMHMLQTLENWKSKWKNPKEQKMVFLCVSGGGQRAALWAVNSLLKADSALNGTLMHQTFMITGASGGVIGAAYYREMFLRNRKIALSKNKDVLIENMGKDNLNPVIFGLLVNDLFFKLRTHDYAGRTYSIDRGYVFERSLNKNLGHTLDKQISAYKDLEVKSEIPTLIMSPTIANDGRKLYISSQPVTYMTTSSSVLDDKESKVRAVDFQTFFRVNSPGELSFLSALRMSASFPYITPNISLPAEPRVEIMDSGISDNFGISDAVRFICVFKDWIEENTGGVVLLAVRDTKSNSPIEKIPNPSVIDRLTYPIASVYNNLIKMQDINNDLRIEQMRSWFSGDIDVVELAYDSYTNNASQSQAERASLSWHLTSKEKQHVINNININSNKESIKQLQRLLKSSSTP; encoded by the coding sequence ATGCTCAAATTCAAAAAGGCAATTAATCAACTACTACACTCCTTAATGATTCAGTTGACATTTCATCATCTGAAGAAAAACCTAGCTTTATTGACCGTATGGGTCATCATTTTCGCATCGTTTTCTGGAGGTCTTGGTAAAGTTTATGGTATCCACTATTTATTTCTTGATCCAGAATATCTTGGTGAAGTGAGCTTTTGGAGCTTTTTTCTAGTTGGCTTGGCGTTTGGAAATTTGATGATGGCATGGCACATCACTACTTACATTTTAGATAGTCATCGATTTAGGTTTATTGGTGTTTTACAACGCCCTTTCACAAAATTCTCCGTCAACAACAGCCTCATTCCTCTTCTCATTCTCATCGCCTACATTCTAATGATCATTAGGTTTCAGGTCAACAATGGGCTCGCGATGAATCTAGATATTTTTCTTTTTATCGGAGGCTTAATCTTGGGGATAGTAGCTATGCATTTATTGATGATTATCTATTTCAGATTTACCAATAAAGACATTTTTATTTACCTGGCAGGTTCCGTTGACAAGCGACTTAGACGCAATGTGGTCAGTAGAGACCGGGTAATGAATAAGGTCAGAGAAAACAGAGCAGACAAGTACAATGTCACCAATTACCTTGATCTTAAATTGAAGGTTCGTTCCACTGAACAAATAGTTGACTTTAGAAATAAGGAAGCGATAATCAAAGTCTTTGACCAAAATCATTTCAACTCAGTAGTAGTAGAATTGATCATTATCGGTGTAATACTATTGCTCGGTTTCTTCATGAATATTGAGTTTCTACAAATCCCTGCTGCAGCAAGTTCGCTATTGATCTTTGCTATTGCTGTTATGCTGGTTGGAGCGATCAGCTATTGGTTTAAAACCTGGGGTCTTGCTTTTTCTATTGGAATTTTCATTTTGGTAAATGTGAGCGTAAAAGCAGGATTTGGAAAAGGGTTAAATCAGGCAGCAGGCATTGATTACGATACCATCAAAACAGCATACTCTATTGAAAACCTAGAAAGGATTCACTCAAAAGAGCAATACATTCATGACAAGATGCACATGCTCCAAACGTTAGAAAATTGGAAGTCTAAGTGGAAGAATCCAAAAGAACAAAAAATGGTTTTCTTGTGCGTAAGTGGTGGTGGCCAAAGAGCTGCTTTATGGGCGGTAAACTCTCTTTTAAAAGCAGATAGTGCTTTAAATGGCACCCTCATGCATCAAACATTTATGATAACAGGAGCTTCTGGTGGTGTCATTGGAGCTGCTTATTATCGTGAAATGTTTCTTAGAAATCGAAAGATTGCACTGAGTAAGAATAAAGATGTTCTAATAGAGAACATGGGAAAGGACAACCTTAACCCTGTTATTTTCGGGCTTCTCGTAAATGATCTTTTTTTTAAGCTAAGAACGCATGATTATGCTGGTAGAACTTACAGCATAGATCGTGGATATGTCTTTGAACGAAGCTTAAATAAAAACCTAGGACACACACTTGATAAGCAAATAAGCGCGTATAAAGACTTAGAGGTAAAATCAGAGATCCCCACACTCATCATGTCTCCCACCATAGCTAATGATGGCCGTAAACTCTATATTTCTTCCCAACCTGTCACATACATGACCACATCATCTTCGGTACTTGATGACAAGGAGTCTAAAGTACGAGCAGTAGATTTTCAGACATTTTTTAGGGTTAATTCTCCAGGTGAACTGAGTTTTTTATCTGCGTTGAGGATGTCTGCATCCTTTCCGTATATCACGCCAAACATTAGTTTGCCTGCTGAACCAAGAGTTGAAATTATGGATTCAGGAATCTCAGATAATTTCGGAATCTCAGATGCTGTTAGATTTATTTGCGTCTTTAAAGATTGGATAGAAGAAAATACCGGTGGTGTAGTTCTCCTGGCTGTAAGAGATACAAAATCAAATTCACCCATAGAAAAAATTCCAAATCCATCTGTAATAGATCGGCTAACCTATCCTATTGCAAGTGTCTACAACAATCTCATAAAGATGCAAGACATCAATAATGACCTTCGAATTGAACAAATGAGATCATGGTTTTCAGGAGATATTGATGTAGTAGAATTAGCTTATGACTCATACACTAATAATGCAAGTCAAAGTCAAGCAGAACGAGCGTCATTGAGTTGGCATCTGACTTCTAAAGAGAAGCAGCATGTGATAAATAATATAAATATCAACAGCAACAAAGAGTCAATAAAACAACTCCAGCGGTTGCTCAAAAGCTCATCAACTCCTTAA
- a CDS encoding LytTR family transcriptional regulator DNA-binding domain-containing protein → MKALLVDDTRLARQELQFLLQNHKDVEVIGEAENADDAKKMIEELKPDLVFLDIQMPDKDGFELLEMLDEVPQIVFTTAYSEYAIKAFDYNALDYLKKPITDDRLILALQRVRENLEKKGDPKEVLNQNSQVFVKDGEKCWFVTLKEVRLFEIWDNYTRIYFEDHKPMIPKTLQYMESRLDPKIFFRANRQQIINMKWIDKIEPWFSGTIRLYLKDGTEVEVSRRQTSRFKELMSF, encoded by the coding sequence ATGAAAGCATTATTAGTAGACGATACACGATTAGCTCGTCAAGAGCTGCAATTCTTACTGCAAAACCATAAGGATGTAGAAGTGATAGGCGAAGCTGAAAACGCAGATGATGCAAAGAAAATGATTGAAGAACTGAAACCTGATTTGGTTTTTCTGGATATTCAGATGCCGGATAAAGATGGTTTTGAGCTACTTGAAATGTTGGATGAAGTACCGCAGATTGTTTTTACAACGGCTTATAGTGAGTATGCAATAAAAGCATTTGACTACAATGCTCTGGATTACTTAAAGAAACCCATTACAGATGATCGACTTATACTAGCATTACAAAGAGTGCGCGAAAACCTTGAAAAGAAAGGCGATCCTAAAGAAGTCCTTAATCAAAATAGCCAGGTTTTTGTAAAGGATGGCGAGAAGTGCTGGTTTGTTACGTTGAAAGAAGTTCGTCTATTCGAAATATGGGATAATTATACCAGGATTTACTTTGAAGATCATAAACCAATGATTCCAAAAACACTCCAGTATATGGAGAGTAGGTTAGATCCTAAAATCTTTTTCAGAGCCAATCGACAGCAAATAATTAACATGAAGTGGATAGACAAAATAGAACCTTGGTTTAGCGGAACTATCCGGTTGTATTTAAAGGATGGTACAGAGGTGGAGGTAAGTCGAAGACAAACTTCCAGATTTAAGGAGTTGATGAGCTTTTGA